The following DNA comes from Nicotiana sylvestris chromosome 10, ASM39365v2, whole genome shotgun sequence.
GTTATTGGGCCGCGCCTCGGTCTCTGGCTCCGCCCCTGCTTATGCACAATGAAACTCTAATGCTTTGGAGTTTGGATGATAGGGGCAACAACGTAAAACTAAAACACTTGCTCGAGTTCACCAGCAGCTAAATCATTGAATAATGTgacataagataaatgattatttatgtatatacatatacaGCTAGCTGGCATTGATAATTTAAAATTCATAGTGGACAATATTATATTACATTTGGCAATAATTGAGAGTTGTTAAGTAGGTCTCATTCATTCCAAATGGTTCTTTTACAAAGTCTAACTGGATTGTTTGCActcattatttttcacaaatcTATGTTGTTGCTCTTACTAATGTTAGGCATGCATACTGCTGTTTGACATCAATAGATCAAGCTAATTAGGATGGAGGATGTCAACATTGATGAGAATGCTCCAACCCCTACACCAACTACTCAAGTAACTGAAGAGGAACCTGTGGGGCTTGAGGATGATGCTGACAAGATAATTAAGCTACTGACCAGAGGAATAAGGGAACGGGATGTTGTCTCGATTTTTGGCATGCCTGGTCTCGGAAAGACTACTTTGGCGAAAAAAATATTCAAAGATTCTTCTGTTGTTTCTCACTTTGATGTTCGAGCTTGGGTTACAATTTCGCAATCATATGATGTGAGAGAGCTGTTGAGGAATATCTATAAGCAAGTGACAGGTGTTAAGTACGATGATGGGGAGAGTGACATAGCCGATGTGTTGCGCAAGTGTTTAATGGGCAAAAGATATCTCATTGTCTTGGATGATGTATGGGAAGTTGATGCTTGGGATGAGTTAAGATTATGTTTTCCAATTGGTAAACAAGGAAACAGAATCATGTTAACAACTCGACTTAAACATGTGGCAATGGAAGTCAAGAACTGTACCGATCCTTATTCCCCTCGATTCCTAACCAAGGAAGCGAGCTGGAAATTGTTGCAGGAAAAAGCATTTCAAAAGGAAACTTGCCCTCCGGAATTACAGGATGTTGGCGTACAAATTGCGGAATATTGTAAAGGACTGCCTCTTACAGTTGTTTTGATCGGTGGAATTCTGGCGAAGAAAGAAAGGAATGTCTCAGAGTGGTGTGAAGTTGCAAACAATTTAACGTCTCATCATGGATCAGTTGAAAGTGAGAGCAACTTGGCAATACAATTAAGTTACTGCTATTTACCAGATCATTTGAGACATTGCCTTCTAACTATGGGAGTATTTAGGGAGGATGAAAAATTTGGAGCATCTAAATTGATGTTACTCTGGGTGGCCGAAGGCCTCGTTCAATGTAGTGATGAGAGAGGATTGGAGGAGGTAGCTGAAGGTTACTTGAGCGATATAATTTCTAGTAGCCTACTAATGGTTACAAAGACGACCTTTGATGGCAAGGTGAAGTACTTGCAAATTCATGATCTAGTGCGTGACTTTGTCTTAAACAAAGCTAAAGAAGAAAAGTTCATGCAAGTTATAGGGACACATAACCAATATCAACCTTCATATGATGAGGAACATCGAGTGTGCATTCACCTCGACCATAAGCTTCGTCATGATTTGGAGAGATTCAACAACAAAGTAGATATATTCCTCACAAGCGGCTCCACATCTTTTGGTCAAGATCTTAAATCGTTTTTTGTTACTAATAATGCGGATGATTTTCTTGCTTATAGAGATTTTTGGAGTAGTGAGTCTAGTTTTCACGGTACTATTTCTGAAGAGTATTTATCTCGTTCCTATCATTTCTCGTCAGTTGGAGACTTAAAACTTCTTAGAGTGTTGGATTTCAAGAACTGCATTCCAGGGGATTATACAAATATAGTTGATATACTGCAGTCACTAGTTTACCTGAGATACCTGGGAATGTGTTTCGAAAAGTTTTTTTTCGAGTGGGTATCACACATGTGCGACCTAGAAACTTTACTGGTGGATTCTGAGAGAATAGTAGAAGGGACACCTAATATTTGGAAGATGACGAAACTAAAGCATGTAGACGTAGGAACACTCTTACCTCGTGAGATATTTGCAATTTCTGAAGAAGGTCCGTCTAAGTTGGAGAATTTAAGGGCATTTAAAGGCATGTGTTTATGTCGTGAGGATATAGAGTTAATTGAGAGGTTTCCCAATCTTCAAAAGCTTCTCCTCGTAATAGGTGATAGTGATATTTATGAAGTTAACTCTCTCGTTCTGAAATTGGATGTTCTTACACAGCTTCAGTCCCTCGTGCTTGGTTCGATATGTAATATCACCAAGTATTATTTACCTTCAAGTCTCAAAGAGCTGATCCTCCGCGCAGTTAATATACTAGCAAGTGCAACTTCCACAATAGCTGCGTTACCCAACCTTCAAAGGCTGATATTTCAAAGGTGTATTTTCGAGCAAGAGGAGTGGGACGTGAGAGATATGGAGTTCCCGGTACTCAAAATCTTAAAATTTCAAAGCATTCATCTTAGGGGATGGCATGTCTCAGAATCATCATTTCCCATGCTTGAGAGTTTAGTGCTAAGATCTGTTGAATTGCTTGAGAAGATTCCTGACAGTTTTGTGGATATTGGAACTCTTACATCAATCAAGGTGATCTATTGTGATGATAATCTCAAGGCTTCAGCTttggagattaaggaagaagtagaAGCAACTACAGGATGTGACAACCTCAAGGTCGATATTCTTCCACATTACTCTCGGTATGTCTTTCTTTTCACCCTTCATTTTTTATGTGCCAAAATTCAAATTCTGTTGAAGTTTTATGACAATGTACATATGATGTTTCaattattttcaattttctttttttctaattctttttcACAAAAAGTTTAGCTTACTTTCATACGCTTGGACGCTATTGCCAGTCTCATTTAAAACTTAAAAAGAACTATAAGTTATATGACATATATATTAGCTGCTAGAATAAAACACTGGCTCAAAACTTTTCCAGAGGTTGTGGCTTTTATGTCTTTTTAACTGCTAATATATGCATTGAGCCACTCTAAACCCTATAAAGTGAAACCTATATAACACTTGGGAAATGGAGTTTTTCCACTCTCTCTATTCTTGACGCTACCCAATTGCCACTTGTTATCTTGTTGGATCATATTGGGAAGATGGAAAATCTGAACTAACTCAATTTATGAGTTTAAttcattatgttattcttgttataACTGCAGAATAGGTTTATATATATCTTATGTATGTTACATTAATCCGAACACGCTTTTCATTTTCACGGTTTATACAAATCAGTTAACTTGTGTTTAGTCAGCATGTTCGTGTCTCGTGGTGTTCTGATTCCTCTTTTGAAATAATTATATTAACTGTTTCGGAAGTCGAATATCAAATAGGTTTGTTCATTGAATGTTTCTTGCTAATGTCATGATAAGTATGTTTTAGAGAATCGTTTGTCTTGGTTATAATAATTCAAAGGTTTATGAGGCTTTAGGGGTTTTAATTAAGAATTGAAACGGCAGTAGAGCTGACACCTTGTCTAGTACCTTTAGAGAGTGGAAAACCAGAAGCAACATGGGCTGTCAGGGCATGCCTAATTTAAATATCAGGCTGTCCATACCAGCTGAATAGAATAATAGGAAAAGGGGGTAATGGGGTACTGAGATTCAGGGTGATGGGGGGAAATTGTTTCTAAATTGTTGGAAGTGCTTTTAAGAGCTGGAAAAGGATGAGTTAGAGGAATGTAAATACACATAGACACATTCTGAAAGAGAAAAAATACAATCTGAAAAGAGAGAGTTCAAAAAGAGGGTCGAAGAGAGTTTAAGAGCTTGGGGGGAAAGTGATCAGTTTTTTTTAGAGAGTGCTGGAGAGTTTAAGAgcagaaaaccaaaaaaaaaaagatactgTTTCATTGCATCCATATATGTAATTCGAGTTCTAGACAGTGATTCTCATTCCTTTTGATTTCTTAAGTGGTTCAGTGGTCTAttggttcagttttgggtttaatacaagcttggttgagtctgtttgtctTGGTATTTATTGTTGCTGTTTGTTTTTTTTACAAACTTTCTGGGCTGTGTTTGTGGCTGTTTGGAACTTCAAATT
Coding sequences within:
- the LOC104213813 gene encoding late blight resistance protein R1-A-like, with protein sequence MEDVNIDENAPTPTPTTQVTEEEPVGLEDDADKIIKLLTRGIRERDVVSIFGMPGLGKTTLAKKIFKDSSVVSHFDVRAWVTISQSYDVRELLRNIYKQVTGVKYDDGESDIADVLRKCLMGKRYLIVLDDVWEVDAWDELRLCFPIGKQGNRIMLTTRLKHVAMEVKNCTDPYSPRFLTKEASWKLLQEKAFQKETCPPELQDVGVQIAEYCKGLPLTVVLIGGILAKKERNVSEWCEVANNLTSHHGSVESESNLAIQLSYCYLPDHLRHCLLTMGVFREDEKFGASKLMLLWVAEGLVQCSDERGLEEVAEGYLSDIISSSLLMVTKTTFDGKVKYLQIHDLVRDFVLNKAKEEKFMQVIGTHNQYQPSYDEEHRVCIHLDHKLRHDLERFNNKVDIFLTSGSTSFGQDLKSFFVTNNADDFLAYRDFWSSESSFHGTISEEYLSRSYHFSSVGDLKLLRVLDFKNCIPGDYTNIVDILQSLVYLRYLGMCFEKFFFEWVSHMCDLETLLVDSERIVEGTPNIWKMTKLKHVDVGTLLPREIFAISEEGPSKLENLRAFKGMCLCREDIELIERFPNLQKLLLVIGDSDIYEVNSLVLKLDVLTQLQSLVLGSICNITKYYLPSSLKELILRAVNILASATSTIAALPNLQRLIFQRCIFEQEEWDVRDMEFPVLKILKFQSIHLRGWHVSESSFPMLESLVLRSVELLEKIPDSFVDIGTLTSIKVIYCDDNLKASALEIKEEVEATTGCDNLKVDILPHYSRYTT